Proteins encoded in a region of the Zunongwangia endophytica genome:
- a CDS encoding inorganic phosphate transporter → MEDVYIVMLVALLALAITDLVVGVSNDAINFLNSAIGSKAVSMRTILIVASIGVAVGAIFSSGLMEVARKGIFLPQQFYFEEIMIIFMAVMITDVLLLDFFNSIGLPTSTTVSIVFELLGAAVSIAIIKIYKDGGDLGLLTNYINTSKATEIIIGILMAVVIAFIIGLLVQYISRLIFSFQFEKKMKYVGGAFGGASLTAILYFILIKGLKSVTYLSEETLNYINNNTFIIILIGFVVFSIISQLLMSIFKLNILRVIIVIGTFALALAFAGNDLVNFIGVPIAAWQSFTLWEAAYQSSGTLPSELLMSGLSGSVPTPEFLLIIAGGVMVVTLWFSSKAKAVVETGVNLARQGDGVERFEPNWLSRSIVRYSVIVSGAVSTVVPKVIKNKIDKKFEKPENTSRTKRLDAPAFDMVRASVNLVVASILISIGTNLKLPLSTTYVTFMVAMGSSLADRAWDRESAVYRVAGVLNVIGGWFVTALVAFTAAALFACIIYYGGTIALAVLIILAVVLVVRSGIVHSRKSKEEKKNKRYNRTDIITINEITTETSENISSVIHGINRMYTKTVDNLGYHDLGKLKKNNKAIGKLEEEVDDLKGNIFYFIKSLDDDSVEASKFYILILDYLQDMTQSIAFITRNSYNHVHNNHKNLKFNQIRDLKKVDDRMQVLFDDIEHTFNNHEFGKIDQILTDKQELLDYVSDLIQKQINRIRTSETSPRNTKLYFGLLLETRDLITSTMSLLQLFQDFYREAKSTL, encoded by the coding sequence ATGGAAGATGTTTATATTGTAATGCTAGTGGCCCTTCTCGCGCTAGCCATTACAGATTTGGTGGTAGGAGTGAGTAATGACGCCATCAACTTTTTGAATTCGGCTATTGGGTCTAAAGCCGTTTCAATGCGAACCATTTTAATCGTTGCCAGTATCGGGGTAGCCGTAGGAGCGATATTTTCGAGTGGTTTGATGGAGGTCGCCAGAAAGGGTATTTTCCTGCCTCAGCAATTCTATTTTGAGGAAATCATGATCATTTTTATGGCAGTAATGATTACCGATGTGCTGCTGCTCGATTTCTTCAACTCTATTGGTCTTCCTACTTCTACGACGGTTTCGATCGTTTTCGAATTGTTGGGAGCGGCTGTAAGTATTGCTATAATTAAGATTTATAAAGATGGGGGCGATTTAGGATTGCTAACTAACTATATAAATACCAGTAAAGCGACAGAGATTATTATAGGTATTTTAATGGCGGTAGTTATCGCCTTTATTATAGGACTGCTGGTTCAGTACATATCAAGACTTATTTTCTCTTTTCAGTTTGAAAAGAAAATGAAATACGTAGGCGGTGCTTTTGGTGGTGCTTCTTTAACTGCGATCCTTTATTTCATTCTTATAAAAGGTCTTAAGAGTGTTACTTATCTTTCAGAAGAAACTTTGAATTATATCAATAACAATACATTCATAATTATACTCATTGGTTTTGTTGTATTCTCGATTATCAGTCAGCTTTTGATGAGTATTTTTAAGCTGAATATTCTTCGAGTAATTATCGTGATAGGAACTTTTGCCTTGGCTTTGGCTTTCGCCGGTAATGATTTAGTGAACTTTATTGGAGTTCCAATCGCAGCATGGCAGTCTTTTACGCTGTGGGAAGCTGCGTATCAATCTTCAGGAACATTGCCTTCAGAATTATTGATGAGCGGATTAAGTGGAAGTGTGCCTACACCAGAGTTTTTATTGATCATAGCAGGTGGTGTTATGGTAGTTACCTTATGGTTTAGTAGCAAAGCAAAAGCAGTAGTAGAAACAGGAGTGAACCTGGCAAGACAGGGAGATGGAGTAGAGCGTTTTGAACCAAATTGGCTTTCTAGAAGTATTGTTCGCTATTCTGTTATCGTTAGTGGAGCCGTTTCTACCGTAGTTCCTAAAGTGATTAAAAACAAAATAGATAAGAAATTTGAAAAGCCAGAGAATACATCCAGAACCAAGCGTTTAGATGCTCCGGCTTTTGATATGGTTAGGGCTTCTGTAAATCTGGTGGTGGCTAGTATTTTGATCTCGATAGGTACAAATCTTAAATTACCATTGTCAACAACCTATGTGACTTTTATGGTGGCGATGGGTTCGTCTTTGGCCGATAGAGCATGGGATCGTGAGAGTGCTGTTTATCGTGTTGCAGGAGTACTTAATGTAATTGGGGGTTGGTTCGTAACCGCTTTGGTGGCATTTACAGCTGCGGCATTATTTGCATGTATAATTTATTACGGAGGTACTATTGCTTTAGCAGTTTTAATCATTTTAGCTGTAGTTCTTGTAGTTAGGAGCGGAATAGTGCATTCTAGGAAATCTAAAGAGGAGAAGAAAAATAAACGATATAACCGTACTGATATCATTACAATTAATGAAATTACTACGGAAACTTCAGAGAATATTTCTAGCGTTATACATGGGATTAATAGAATGTATACTAAGACTGTCGACAATCTTGGGTATCATGATCTTGGTAAGCTGAAGAAAAATAATAAGGCTATAGGAAAGCTTGAAGAGGAAGTAGACGATTTAAAAGGGAATATATTTTACTTTATTAAATCCCTTGATGATGACTCTGTTGAAGCCAGTAAGTTTTATATTTTGATATTAGATTATCTTCAGGATATGACGCAGTCCATTGCATTTATTACCAGAAATAGCTATAACCACGTGCATAACAACCATAAAAATCTGAAGTTTAATCAAATTCGGGATTTAAAGAAAGTCGACGATCGTATGCAGGTATTATTCGATGATATTGAGCATACTTTTAATAATCATGAATTCGGAAAAATAGATCAAATCCTGACGGATAAACAGGAATTGCTGGATTATGTTTCAGATTTAATTCAGAAGCAAATTAATAGAATTAGAACTTCAGAGACCAGTCCTCGTAATACCAAATTATACTTTGGATTGTTATTGGAAACTCGTGATTTGATAACGTCTACGATGAGTTTGTTGCAATTATTTCAGGACTTCTATCGTGAAGCGAAGAGTACTTTGTAA
- a CDS encoding NifU family protein: protein MENYEINIQHTTESQIVKFEANKFLTKHENFEFKNIDEAAKSPIAQQLFYLPFVKTVYISQNFIAIEKYDIVEWPEVEQEVAEQIETYLNKGGIVIKSDDAEQKNIPVTVYAESTPNPKVMKFVANRKLVLHAAEFKNIDDAKDSPLAQQLFHFPFVKEVFIDENYVSINKYDVANWEEITMELREFIRNFIQEGNSVLNNDAVTTSTGEQKSTENTGAAPKPQINIDHLDDTSQQVVAILEEYIKPAVASDGGNILFDSYNEETRTVKVILQGACSGCPSSTMTLKSGIETMLRDMLKGKVDYVEAVNG from the coding sequence ATGGAAAATTACGAAATTAATATACAACATACTACAGAATCTCAAATTGTTAAATTTGAAGCTAACAAATTTTTAACCAAACACGAGAATTTCGAATTTAAAAATATTGATGAGGCTGCAAAATCTCCAATTGCGCAGCAATTATTTTATCTTCCCTTTGTGAAAACAGTTTATATTTCGCAAAACTTTATCGCTATTGAAAAATACGATATTGTAGAATGGCCGGAGGTAGAACAGGAAGTAGCTGAACAAATTGAAACGTACCTGAACAAAGGCGGAATCGTTATTAAAAGTGACGATGCTGAGCAGAAGAATATTCCCGTAACGGTTTATGCTGAAAGTACTCCTAACCCAAAAGTGATGAAGTTTGTTGCCAATCGTAAGCTTGTGCTTCATGCGGCAGAGTTTAAAAATATCGACGATGCAAAGGACTCACCCCTAGCGCAACAATTATTTCATTTCCCATTTGTAAAAGAAGTTTTTATTGACGAAAATTACGTAAGTATAAACAAATACGATGTTGCTAACTGGGAAGAGATCACGATGGAATTGCGCGAGTTTATCCGTAATTTTATACAGGAGGGCAATTCAGTTTTAAACAACGATGCAGTTACAACTTCTACAGGAGAGCAAAAATCAACAGAAAACACAGGAGCAGCTCCTAAACCACAAATTAATATTGATCATTTAGACGACACTTCTCAACAAGTTGTGGCGATCTTAGAAGAATATATCAAACCAGCGGTTGCCAGTGATGGAGGGAATATTTTATTCGATTCTTATAATGAAGAAACAAGAACCGTAAAAGTTATTCTGCAAGGTGCTTGTAGCGGTTGCCCTTCGTCAACAATGACTTTAAAGAGTGGAATCGAAACAATGCTTCGTGATATGCTAAAAGGAAAAGTAGATTACGTGGAAGCTGTTAACGGATAG
- a CDS encoding PorP/SprF family type IX secretion system membrane protein — protein sequence MLLSSISVFGIKNARAQEVIPTYSDYLTDNLYLLYPSMAGASNYNQIRLTARQQWFDVQDAPNLQTLSVNGRVGDKVGLGGIFFRDENGYFSKLGAYGTFAYHLMFSRDNVNLNQLSFGISADIIQHRLDQSQFTVFDPLIGGSNATDFFANMDLGMSYYYMDFYAHIAAKNIISVERDLFYSEELPSNQRKYMASAGYVFDFYRDDWGLEPSFLFQLREQNSQSSIDANLKAYKDFDFGQGWIGASYRHSFDASEYNRAGEEVERQSLKYITPFLGVEYKQFIFGYTFSYQLNTMVLSNSGFHQLTLGYNFGKNRERYDCHCPAIN from the coding sequence TTGCTTTTAAGCTCCATCTCTGTTTTTGGCATTAAAAATGCGAGAGCACAGGAGGTTATACCTACATATTCAGATTACCTGACCGATAATCTATATTTACTCTACCCGTCTATGGCCGGGGCTTCCAATTACAATCAGATACGTTTAACAGCAAGGCAGCAGTGGTTTGACGTTCAAGATGCCCCGAACTTACAAACCTTAAGTGTTAATGGTAGAGTAGGTGATAAAGTCGGGTTAGGAGGTATCTTTTTTAGAGATGAAAATGGCTACTTTTCAAAACTGGGTGCCTATGGTACTTTCGCTTATCATCTTATGTTTTCCAGAGATAATGTTAATCTTAATCAATTATCATTTGGTATAAGTGCTGATATTATTCAGCATCGTTTAGATCAGTCACAGTTTACCGTTTTTGATCCTTTGATTGGAGGTAGTAATGCTACCGATTTTTTCGCCAATATGGATTTGGGGATGTCTTACTATTACATGGATTTTTACGCTCATATTGCTGCTAAAAATATAATTTCTGTAGAGCGTGATTTGTTTTACTCAGAGGAGCTGCCTAGCAATCAACGAAAATATATGGCTTCGGCTGGTTATGTTTTTGACTTTTATAGAGATGATTGGGGATTAGAACCTTCATTTTTATTTCAGCTGAGAGAGCAAAATTCTCAAAGTAGTATTGATGCCAATTTAAAAGCCTATAAAGACTTTGATTTTGGTCAGGGATGGATAGGTGCTTCTTATCGACACAGCTTCGACGCTTCAGAATATAACAGAGCTGGGGAAGAAGTAGAGCGCCAGAGTTTAAAATATATCACTCCTTTTTTAGGTGTTGAATACAAGCAGTTTATTTTTGGATATACTTTTAGTTACCAGTTAAACACTATGGTTTTAAGTAATAGTGGATTCCATCAACTTACATTGGGCTATAATTTTGGAAAGAATAGAGAGCGATATGATTGTCACTGTCCTGCGATAAACTAG
- the murI gene encoding glutamate racemase encodes MVNNKIGIFDSGVGGTSIWKEIHELLPFEDTIYLADSANAPYGIKTREEIISLSRKNTIKLLELGAKIIVVACNTATTNAILELRKEFEVPFIGIEPAIKPAALKSKTKTIGILATKGTLSSHLFTKTSELYTQGIKVIEVEGNGLVELIEAGKIDSEEMKSLLRQILIPLQEQPLDYLVLGCSHYPYLIPKLRAFFSNAITIIDSGEAVARQTKSILDKLGKLNTNFQQKGECVFYSNNNPAVLEKIINPVKDQFQVKRINF; translated from the coding sequence ATGGTGAACAATAAAATCGGCATATTCGATTCAGGTGTAGGTGGCACCTCTATCTGGAAAGAAATCCATGAACTGCTACCTTTCGAGGATACCATTTACCTCGCAGATAGCGCGAATGCTCCCTACGGAATAAAAACTCGCGAAGAGATTATATCGCTTAGCCGAAAGAATACAATTAAACTTTTAGAGTTAGGCGCTAAGATAATTGTGGTAGCCTGTAATACTGCCACTACAAATGCCATATTAGAATTGAGAAAAGAGTTTGAAGTTCCGTTTATAGGAATTGAACCCGCCATAAAACCTGCCGCTTTAAAATCTAAAACAAAAACAATAGGAATTCTGGCCACCAAAGGAACGCTTAGCAGCCATTTATTTACAAAAACTTCAGAGTTATATACACAAGGAATAAAAGTTATCGAAGTTGAAGGAAATGGACTGGTAGAGCTTATTGAAGCTGGCAAGATCGATTCAGAAGAAATGAAAAGTCTGCTGCGCCAAATTTTAATTCCGTTGCAAGAACAACCTTTAGATTATCTAGTGCTAGGTTGCAGCCACTATCCTTATCTTATTCCTAAGTTACGAGCTTTTTTCAGCAATGCTATAACCATTATAGATTCTGGTGAAGCAGTAGCACGACAAACAAAATCGATATTAGACAAATTAGGCAAACTAAATACTAATTTTCAGCAAAAGGGAGAATGCGTATTCTACAGTAACAATAACCCAGCTGTATTGGAGAAAATAATTAATCCTGTAAAAGACCAATTTCAGGTAAAGCGAATTAACTTCTAG
- a CDS encoding OmpH family outer membrane protein encodes MKQLKTLFIALALTLGATTLVNAQDSKIAHIATQDLIESMPDYKNAMTQLDKLRNTYDAEIKDMMNEAQKTLQRYEAEAETVTEEENQKRSMELQGAQRRIQERSQKASQDLQKKQQDLVRPILEKARGAIQKVARAKGYDYVLDSTTGAGVIMADGFDLMPAVKTELGI; translated from the coding sequence ATGAAACAATTAAAAACACTTTTTATAGCCCTAGCCTTAACATTAGGAGCTACGACACTTGTAAACGCGCAGGATTCTAAAATCGCTCACATTGCGACACAAGATCTTATCGAATCTATGCCAGATTATAAGAACGCCATGACGCAACTTGACAAGTTGAGAAACACTTATGATGCTGAAATCAAAGACATGATGAATGAAGCTCAAAAGACATTACAACGTTACGAGGCTGAAGCAGAAACTGTAACTGAAGAGGAAAATCAAAAACGTTCTATGGAATTGCAAGGTGCGCAAAGAAGAATCCAAGAGCGTAGCCAAAAGGCTTCTCAGGATCTTCAGAAAAAACAACAGGATCTTGTAAGACCAATCTTAGAAAAAGCTCGTGGCGCTATTCAGAAAGTAGCAAGAGCTAAAGGTTATGATTACGTATTAGACTCTACAACTGGTGCAGGAGTAATCATGGCAGATGGTTTCGATTTAATGCCAGCTGTTAAGACCGAATTAGGTATATAA
- a CDS encoding OmpH family outer membrane protein — translation MKKIILIILTIILPLGAFSQRGLNIGYIDMDYILENIPEYQEASNQLDNRVQDWKNEIDTKRREISEIQTQLENERTLLTKELLEEREDDITYLQDQLTEYQQKRFGPGGDYILQKRQLIKPIQDQVFNAVQEIADRRNFDFIFDRTSDIGMIYAKSNYDMSDQVVRIITRAANREEIESRQDRIDLEQAENRTVAQDSVIQAREQASQNAKTERELYIEERRRKRDSTRAAKKAEFEERRAQILEDRERRRDSINAAREAEARIKDTIN, via the coding sequence ATGAAAAAAATAATCCTTATCATACTAACCATAATCTTACCCTTGGGAGCTTTTTCTCAACGCGGACTCAATATTGGTTATATTGACATGGATTATATTTTAGAGAATATTCCGGAATATCAAGAAGCATCAAATCAACTTGATAATCGTGTTCAGGATTGGAAAAACGAAATTGATACGAAAAGAAGAGAGATTTCTGAAATACAGACTCAGCTTGAAAACGAAAGAACTTTATTAACGAAAGAGCTTTTAGAAGAAAGAGAAGATGATATCACGTATCTTCAGGATCAATTAACCGAGTATCAGCAAAAAAGATTTGGCCCGGGCGGTGATTATATTTTACAAAAGCGCCAACTAATCAAACCTATACAAGATCAGGTTTTTAATGCGGTTCAGGAAATAGCCGATAGAAGAAATTTTGACTTTATTTTTGATCGCACTTCAGATATTGGTATGATTTATGCCAAATCAAATTACGACATGAGCGATCAGGTAGTAAGAATCATAACACGTGCTGCTAATAGAGAAGAAATTGAAAGTCGCCAGGATCGTATAGATTTAGAACAAGCCGAGAATAGAACTGTTGCTCAGGATTCAGTAATTCAAGCACGAGAACAAGCATCTCAGAATGCTAAAACTGAAAGAGAATTATATATCGAAGAACGCAGAAGAAAACGTGATTCTACAAGAGCCGCTAAAAAAGCCGAATTCGAAGAAAGAAGGGCACAGATATTGGAAGACAGAGAACGAAGAAGAGATAGTATAAACGCAGCTAGAGAAGCTGAAGCCAGAATTAAGGATACAATCAATTAA
- the bamA gene encoding outer membrane protein assembly factor BamA yields the protein MTKNIVAFVIICFTLSIAANAQDLPIGNGKKYTLGDIKVTGSTRYNEQTVISFTRLKKGEELYIPGQRLSNVIKKLWDLDMFSDIEFYITNIDNGVADLELVITDIPKLSEVRIQGIKKKRDKEELIDENKLKTGVNVTENLITNTKNYIESKYKKDGYFNAKVAINTVEVQDTTGTNQVNMVVNIDTGDKVKIKNIDIIGNDQISDAKLKRAMKNTKQKRFYRFWKRSKFNRADYQEDKQNLVNKLKENGFRDARIISDSLIKVDDKNIALDIKVEEGDKYFIGDISFIGNTVYTDEFLDRAMGIKKGDTYNGVLLNERIEAQDPNATNISTIYRNNGYLFSSFNLVETRVYNDTIDFELRINEGKEAYFDEIRVVGNNKTKDHVIYRNLLTKPGQKYNQQDVVSTVRELGSLGFFDAEQLSPEFIDPDPQSGTLSLEYNVVEAGASQIELQGGYGGGGFIGTLGLSFNNFAISEIFNKEAYTPVPMGDGQRLSLRAQASTYYQTYSLSFMEPWLGGKKPVQLSTSFSYTRQFLYDYQSRRADKSRSFDILGVSVGFAKRLTEPDPYLQVSHTLGFQRYDLNNYNTGLFTYGDGFSNNLTYTFGITRDNTRYNPIFPIAGSVFSLTAKFTPPYSLWNGVDYDDLENQREFQLEDNDGNLINRNGGRVTQANAVGDQAKIDQEKYKWLEFYKVKFKGDWYTTLANFGESKNLVLRTNVEYGFLGAYNQDRGVPPFERFYLGGDGLGSYSLDGRETIRLRGYPNQSLIPLDRTSLSQASNDDGATIYNKYSLELRFPITLKPSASIYALTFLEGGASYDNFRDFNPFQLNRSAGAGLRIFMPAFGLLGIDFGYGFDALPGQPNSGANGWETHFIIGQQF from the coding sequence TACATCACAAACATAGATAACGGTGTTGCCGATCTTGAGCTTGTTATCACAGATATTCCAAAACTTTCTGAAGTTAGAATTCAGGGAATCAAAAAGAAAAGAGATAAAGAAGAGCTTATCGATGAAAATAAGCTTAAAACCGGTGTTAATGTTACTGAGAACTTAATTACCAACACCAAAAACTATATTGAAAGCAAGTATAAAAAAGATGGCTATTTTAATGCAAAAGTAGCTATCAATACTGTAGAAGTACAAGATACAACCGGTACCAATCAGGTAAATATGGTTGTAAATATAGATACTGGTGATAAAGTAAAGATCAAAAATATTGACATTATCGGTAACGATCAGATTTCTGATGCGAAACTGAAAAGAGCAATGAAAAACACGAAACAAAAACGCTTTTATCGTTTTTGGAAACGCTCTAAATTTAATCGCGCCGATTATCAGGAAGACAAACAAAATCTGGTTAATAAGTTAAAAGAAAATGGTTTCCGTGATGCCAGAATTATTTCTGATAGCCTTATCAAAGTTGATGATAAAAATATTGCGTTAGATATTAAAGTTGAAGAAGGAGACAAATATTTTATTGGGGACATTTCATTTATAGGAAATACGGTTTATACAGATGAATTTTTAGATCGTGCTATGGGCATCAAAAAAGGAGACACCTATAATGGCGTTCTTCTTAACGAAAGAATCGAAGCGCAGGATCCAAATGCCACAAATATTTCAACGATATATAGAAATAATGGTTATTTATTCTCAAGTTTCAACTTAGTTGAAACACGTGTTTACAATGACACTATAGACTTCGAATTACGTATCAACGAAGGTAAAGAAGCGTATTTTGATGAAATTAGAGTGGTTGGAAACAACAAAACAAAAGATCACGTAATCTATAGAAATCTACTTACAAAACCGGGACAAAAATATAACCAACAAGACGTTGTTTCAACCGTTCGGGAATTAGGTTCTTTAGGATTTTTCGATGCAGAACAATTAAGTCCTGAATTTATTGATCCAGATCCACAAAGTGGAACATTATCTTTGGAATACAACGTTGTTGAAGCAGGTGCCAGCCAAATCGAACTACAAGGTGGTTACGGTGGCGGTGGCTTTATTGGTACGCTGGGACTATCTTTTAATAACTTCGCCATTTCAGAGATTTTCAATAAAGAAGCTTACACGCCGGTACCCATGGGAGATGGTCAAAGATTGTCTTTAAGAGCGCAAGCAAGTACCTACTACCAAACCTATAGTCTTTCTTTTATGGAGCCTTGGCTAGGAGGTAAAAAGCCAGTACAGTTATCAACGTCTTTCTCTTACACAAGACAGTTCTTGTATGACTATCAATCCAGAAGAGCTGATAAAAGCCGTAGTTTCGACATTTTGGGAGTTAGCGTAGGTTTTGCTAAGCGTTTAACAGAACCAGATCCATACCTTCAGGTTTCACATACGCTAGGATTCCAACGTTACGATCTTAATAACTATAACACAGGTTTATTTACTTACGGTGATGGTTTCTCTAATAACTTAACCTACACCTTTGGTATTACTAGAGATAACACCAGATATAATCCAATATTCCCTATTGCAGGATCAGTTTTTAGTTTAACAGCCAAATTCACTCCTCCTTATTCTTTATGGAATGGTGTCGATTACGATGATTTAGAAAACCAAAGAGAATTCCAATTAGAAGACAACGATGGTAATCTAATTAACAGAAATGGTGGGCGTGTTACTCAAGCAAACGCCGTTGGAGATCAGGCTAAAATTGACCAGGAAAAATATAAGTGGTTAGAATTTTATAAAGTAAAATTTAAAGGAGATTGGTATACTACATTAGCTAATTTTGGGGAGAGCAAAAACTTAGTACTAAGAACAAATGTAGAATATGGTTTTCTAGGAGCTTACAATCAGGATCGTGGAGTACCACCTTTCGAAAGATTCTATCTTGGTGGTGATGGTCTTGGCTCTTACAGCCTTGATGGTCGTGAAACTATTCGTCTTAGAGGTTATCCTAATCAATCTCTAATCCCTTTAGATAGAACATCTTTAAGCCAGGCATCGAATGATGATGGAGCTACGATTTATAACAAATACTCTTTAGAACTTCGTTTCCCAATAACGCTTAAACCTTCTGCATCTATTTATGCATTAACTTTCTTGGAAGGTGGTGCATCTTACGACAACTTTAGAGACTTTAATCCTTTTCAGTTAAATAGATCTGCTGGTGCCGGTTTAAGAATATTTATGCCTGCTTTTGGATTATTAGGGATCGATTTTGGGTATGGTTTCGATGCGTTGCCAGGACAACCTAATAGCGGAGCTAATGGATGGGAAACTCACTTCATCATTGGGCAACAATTTTAA